Proteins co-encoded in one Rhodococcus sp. PAMC28707 genomic window:
- the greA gene encoding transcription elongation factor GreA — MTETQVTWLTQESHDRLKSELDQLISNRPIIAAEINERREEGDLKENGGYHAAREDQGQQEARIRQLQELLNSAKVGEAPTQSGVALPGSVVKVYYDGDESDAETFLIATREEGSTDSKLEVYSPSSPLGGSLINAKVGDTRQYTLPNGKIMKVTLVSAEPYHS; from the coding sequence ATGACCGAGACCCAGGTGACCTGGCTTACCCAGGAGTCCCACGACAGGCTCAAGAGCGAACTCGACCAACTCATTTCCAATCGTCCGATCATCGCCGCCGAAATCAACGAGCGACGCGAAGAGGGCGATCTGAAAGAGAACGGCGGCTACCACGCGGCACGCGAGGACCAGGGTCAGCAGGAAGCCCGTATTCGCCAGCTGCAGGAACTGTTGAACTCCGCCAAGGTCGGCGAGGCGCCCACCCAGTCCGGTGTAGCTCTCCCCGGGTCCGTGGTGAAGGTCTACTACGACGGTGACGAGTCCGACGCCGAGACTTTCCTCATCGCCACCCGCGAAGAGGGTTCCACCGACTCCAAGCTCGAGGTCTACTCCCCTAGCTCTCCGCTGGGTGGTTCACTCATCAACGCCAAAGTCGGCGACACCCGCCAGTACACGCTGCCGAACGGCAAGATCATGAAGGTCACGCTCGTCAGCGCAGAGCCTTACCACTCGTAG
- a CDS encoding DUF4307 domain-containing protein gives MTSTLPEGRYPASTSRSVSRRTKNLLLIVVLLAGLGIAYIGYVKFSVKDIEGTALAFDLLDDSTVSIRFSVTRADPQDDAVCIVRARSRDGSETGRREVLVPGSDAREVEVKSEIRTSRPPAVGDIYGCSLKVPDYLRAG, from the coding sequence ATGACTTCCACGCTCCCCGAAGGCCGATATCCCGCGTCGACGTCACGTTCGGTCTCCCGCCGCACCAAGAACCTGCTGCTTATCGTGGTTCTCCTCGCCGGCCTGGGGATCGCATACATCGGGTATGTGAAGTTTTCGGTGAAAGACATCGAGGGAACAGCCCTCGCGTTCGACCTGCTCGACGATTCCACCGTCTCCATTCGTTTCAGCGTCACGCGCGCAGATCCGCAGGACGACGCGGTCTGTATCGTGCGGGCGCGTTCGCGTGACGGATCGGAAACCGGACGTCGAGAGGTACTCGTACCCGGCTCGGACGCACGCGAAGTCGAGGTAAAGTCTGAGATACGTACTTCTCGACCGCCCGCCGTCGGCGACATCTACGGATGCAGCCTGAAAGTCCCCGATTATTTGCGTGCAGGCTGA
- the mca gene encoding mycothiol conjugate amidase Mca: MAVHAHPDDESSKGAATTARYAAENNDVLVVTLTGGERGDILNPAMDIPGVNDRIEEVRREEMAEAARILGVRQHWLGFVDSGLPEGDPLPPLPEGCFALVPLEESTEALVRVVREFKPHVMTTYDEKGGYPHPDHIRCHEVSVAAYEAAGDPTKFPDAGEPWTPLKLYYSHGFLRKRMQLFNDWFVDRGEESPFADWLKRWTTDRDEIMERITTQVTADEYFEQRDDALRAHATQIDPNGVFFAVPVDVQRKLWPTEEFELAQTRVKTSLPETDLFAGIETKDV, translated from the coding sequence ATGGCGGTGCACGCCCATCCCGACGACGAATCGAGCAAGGGCGCAGCTACGACCGCTCGGTATGCCGCCGAGAACAACGATGTCCTGGTCGTGACGTTGACCGGTGGTGAGCGAGGAGACATCCTCAATCCAGCGATGGACATCCCCGGTGTGAACGATCGCATCGAGGAAGTGCGACGGGAAGAGATGGCGGAGGCTGCCCGCATTCTCGGGGTACGCCAACACTGGCTCGGTTTCGTCGATTCGGGTTTGCCCGAGGGCGACCCGCTGCCCCCACTGCCCGAGGGGTGCTTTGCGCTGGTTCCCCTCGAAGAGTCCACCGAGGCCCTGGTCAGAGTTGTTCGCGAATTCAAACCGCACGTGATGACTACGTACGACGAAAAGGGCGGATACCCGCACCCGGACCACATCAGGTGTCACGAGGTATCGGTTGCGGCCTACGAAGCCGCAGGTGATCCCACGAAGTTCCCCGACGCCGGGGAACCGTGGACGCCACTCAAGCTCTATTACTCGCACGGTTTCCTCCGTAAAAGGATGCAACTGTTCAACGACTGGTTCGTCGATCGCGGCGAAGAGAGCCCTTTCGCCGACTGGTTGAAACGGTGGACTACGGATCGCGACGAAATCATGGAGAGAATCACCACGCAGGTCACTGCTGACGAATATTTCGAGCAACGCGACGACGCTTTGCGGGCGCATGCGACGCAGATCGATCCGAACGGGGTGTTCTTTGCCGTACCCGTCGATGTGCAGCGCAAACTCTGGCCCACCGAAGAGTTCGAACTGGCGCAGACGCGGGTCAAGACGTCGTTGCCCGAAACCGATCTGTTCGCCGGCATCGAAACGAAGGACGTCTGA
- a CDS encoding alpha/beta hydrolase, which yields MDAVSLQVDPVEGPIDGPTTFRVLGVAPGLPVHLDIATVDANNHHWVSHQDYNIDADGRLLITDPDRPWWNMFFVDEGVVPVTFAGSDGGLDYRISVHAVEGSSSTTVRRTWGGDLVREDLAGVGWRLRIYLPDTGDHVLAGVIVLPGTTGARMAAPTAALLASHGYVAAVLSYMDDTGLPEQFEEIPVEAIAAGMAAFAGHERVDSHRIAVYSCSVGVSVALSALARTPSLPVRGVIAMAPSHVVLQARSNSGPPPRTSSLTVGGQPLPYMPIRSERLIGQLIKTAARRVFSTGPTSKALSLRPAYAAGLKNDKDVYDATIPVERIDAPLLAIAGDDDAAYPSDRMARALIARRKRNTDRLLILPNAGHVLRPPATPTTVDRNYNTVSGGTPAGTAKAQRRMWTEVLDFLETSLKQ from the coding sequence ATGGATGCCGTGTCCCTGCAGGTCGACCCAGTCGAAGGTCCTATCGACGGCCCCACCACCTTCCGTGTTCTGGGTGTTGCACCCGGCCTCCCGGTCCATCTCGATATAGCGACGGTGGATGCGAACAACCACCACTGGGTGTCACATCAGGACTACAACATCGATGCCGACGGTCGGCTGTTGATCACCGACCCCGATCGACCGTGGTGGAACATGTTCTTCGTCGACGAAGGCGTCGTACCCGTCACCTTCGCCGGATCGGACGGCGGACTCGACTATCGAATCTCGGTGCACGCAGTGGAGGGGTCGTCCAGCACCACAGTGCGTCGCACCTGGGGCGGAGACCTGGTTCGCGAGGATCTCGCGGGTGTCGGGTGGCGACTGCGGATCTACCTGCCCGATACCGGCGACCATGTGCTCGCCGGGGTCATCGTTCTCCCCGGCACCACGGGCGCAAGAATGGCAGCGCCCACCGCAGCACTGCTCGCTTCACATGGATACGTGGCAGCCGTGCTGTCCTATATGGACGACACCGGCCTCCCCGAGCAGTTCGAGGAGATTCCGGTGGAAGCGATCGCCGCAGGAATGGCAGCTTTTGCCGGCCACGAACGCGTCGACTCACATCGCATTGCGGTCTACTCCTGCTCGGTCGGGGTATCGGTGGCGTTGTCCGCTTTGGCCCGCACTCCGAGCCTCCCGGTCCGCGGCGTCATCGCCATGGCGCCCTCCCACGTGGTCCTCCAAGCCCGGTCCAACAGTGGACCTCCACCCCGCACGTCTTCGCTGACCGTCGGCGGTCAACCGTTGCCGTACATGCCTATTCGAAGCGAACGGCTCATCGGGCAGCTGATCAAGACGGCGGCCCGAAGGGTCTTCTCGACCGGACCGACCTCGAAAGCCCTGTCGCTACGACCCGCATACGCTGCCGGATTGAAAAACGACAAAGACGTATACGACGCGACCATCCCCGTCGAGAGGATCGACGCTCCGCTGCTTGCGATCGCCGGCGATGACGACGCGGCGTACCCGTCCGACCGGATGGCGCGCGCGTTGATCGCCAGACGCAAACGCAATACGGATAGGTTGCTGATCCTGCCGAATGCCGGTCACGTTCTGCGTCCCCCCGCAACGCCCACGACCGTCGACCGTAACTACAACACTGTGTCCGGTGGAACGCCCGCAGGCACCGCGAAGGCGCAGCGTCGGATGTGGACCGAGGTTCTGGATTTCCTCGAGACCAGCCTCAAGCAGTAA